One window of the Amycolatopsis mediterranei genome contains the following:
- a CDS encoding sugar phosphate isomerase/epimerase family protein, translated as MSRPVTLFTGQWADLPFTEVCKLAAEWGYDGLEIACSGDHFEVDRALSEEDYVPGRLRLLAEHGLKVWAISNHLVGQAVCDDPIDHRHQAILPSRIWGDGEPEGVRQRAAAEMADTARAAAKLGVDTVIGFTGSKTWKYVAMFPPVSREDIEDGYADFARRWHPILDVFDEVGVRFAHEVHPSEIAYDYWTTKRALEAVDHRPAFGLNWDPSHFVWQDLDPVGFILDFADRIYHVDCKDTRKRFDGRNGRLGSHLAWADPRRGWDFVSVGHGDVPWEDCFRALNSIGYAGPISVEWEDAGMDRLRGAAEAVKYVREHLFDQPSAAFDAAFSNQR; from the coding sequence ATGAGCCGTCCCGTCACGTTGTTCACCGGCCAGTGGGCCGACCTGCCGTTCACCGAGGTCTGCAAGCTCGCCGCGGAGTGGGGTTACGACGGGCTGGAGATCGCCTGCTCTGGCGACCACTTCGAAGTCGACCGGGCACTGTCCGAAGAGGACTACGTGCCGGGACGGCTGCGGCTGCTCGCCGAACACGGGCTCAAGGTCTGGGCGATCTCCAACCACCTCGTCGGGCAGGCCGTCTGCGACGACCCGATCGACCACCGGCACCAGGCGATCCTGCCGTCCCGCATCTGGGGCGACGGCGAACCCGAGGGCGTCCGGCAGCGCGCGGCGGCCGAGATGGCTGATACGGCACGGGCCGCGGCGAAGCTCGGCGTGGACACCGTGATCGGCTTCACGGGGTCGAAGACCTGGAAGTACGTGGCGATGTTCCCGCCGGTCAGCCGCGAGGACATCGAGGACGGTTACGCGGACTTCGCCCGCCGGTGGCACCCGATCCTGGACGTCTTCGACGAGGTGGGTGTCCGGTTCGCGCACGAGGTCCACCCCTCGGAGATCGCCTACGACTACTGGACGACCAAGCGCGCGCTGGAAGCCGTCGACCACCGGCCCGCCTTCGGGCTGAACTGGGACCCGTCGCACTTCGTCTGGCAGGACCTCGACCCGGTCGGGTTCATCCTCGACTTCGCCGACCGGATCTACCACGTCGACTGCAAGGACACGCGCAAGCGCTTCGACGGCCGCAACGGCAGGCTCGGCTCGCACCTGGCCTGGGCGGACCCGCGGCGGGGCTGGGACTTCGTGTCCGTCGGCCACGGCGACGTCCCGTGGGAGGACTGCTTCCGGGCACTGAACTCGATCGGCTACGCCGGCCCGATCTCGGTGGAGTGGGAGGACGCCGGGATGGACCGGCTCCGCGGCGCGGCCGAGGCGGTGAAGTACGTGCGCGAGCACCTGTTCGACCAGCCGTCGGCGGCGTTCGACGCCGCGTTCAGCAACCAGCGGTGA
- a CDS encoding Gfo/Idh/MocA family protein, giving the protein MSPGRETIGIGMVGHAFMGAVHSHAWRSVHRFFDPPLVPRLAVLGGRDEARAKAAAEKFGWDAVETDWRKLVARDDVGLVDVCTPGDSHAEIAIAALEAGKHVLCEKPLANSVAEAEAMAEAARRARERGVRAMVAFNYRRVPALAHARKLVASGALGEIRHVRSVYLQDWLSDPQAPMTWRLRRESAGSGALGDLGAHIVDAAQFVTGEVITGVSALTNTFVKQRPSESGGTDAVTVDDTALFLARLSGGAVASFEATRFALGRKNAMRLEVNGSKASLAFDFEAMNELQWYEGTGTEAGFRRILVTEPQHPYVGAWWPPGHLLGYEHTFTHEVADLLDAIGAGTDPAPSFDDGLRVQRVLAAVETSAAAEAQWTPVEEK; this is encoded by the coding sequence ATGAGCCCGGGACGGGAAACCATCGGGATCGGCATGGTCGGCCACGCGTTCATGGGTGCGGTGCATTCGCACGCCTGGCGCAGCGTGCACCGGTTCTTCGACCCACCGCTGGTGCCGAGACTCGCCGTGCTCGGCGGCCGCGACGAGGCCCGGGCCAAGGCCGCCGCGGAAAAGTTCGGCTGGGACGCGGTCGAGACCGACTGGCGGAAGCTGGTCGCCCGGGACGACGTCGGCCTGGTCGACGTCTGCACGCCGGGGGACAGCCACGCGGAGATCGCGATCGCCGCGCTGGAGGCGGGGAAGCACGTGTTGTGCGAGAAGCCCCTGGCCAACTCGGTCGCCGAAGCCGAGGCGATGGCCGAGGCGGCGCGGCGGGCCCGTGAGCGCGGGGTGCGGGCCATGGTCGCGTTCAACTACCGCCGGGTGCCCGCGCTCGCGCACGCCAGGAAGCTGGTGGCGAGTGGGGCTCTCGGGGAGATCCGGCACGTGCGGTCGGTGTACCTGCAGGACTGGTTGTCCGACCCGCAGGCGCCGATGACCTGGCGGCTGCGTCGCGAATCCGCGGGTTCGGGGGCGCTCGGCGACCTGGGTGCGCACATCGTCGACGCGGCCCAGTTCGTCACCGGGGAGGTGATCACCGGCGTTTCGGCGCTGACGAACACCTTCGTGAAGCAGCGGCCGTCCGAGAGCGGTGGGACGGACGCGGTGACCGTCGACGACACGGCGTTGTTCCTGGCCCGGCTTTCCGGGGGAGCCGTGGCGAGTTTCGAAGCGACCCGGTTCGCGCTGGGCCGCAAGAACGCCATGCGGTTGGAGGTCAATGGGTCGAAGGCCAGCCTGGCGTTCGACTTCGAGGCGATGAACGAACTCCAGTGGTACGAGGGCACCGGGACCGAAGCCGGGTTCCGGCGCATCCTCGTCACCGAACCGCAGCACCCGTACGTCGGCGCGTGGTGGCCGCCGGGGCACCTGCTCGGCTACGAGCACACGTTCACCCACGAGGTCGCCGACCTCCTGGACGCCATCGGCGCGGGCACCGACCCCGCGCCGAGCTTCGATGACGGCCTGCGCGTCCAGCGGGTGCTGGCCGCCGTCGAAACGAGCGCGGCCGCAGAAGCGCAATGGACTCCGGTGGAGGAGAAATGA